GGCATTGCGGTGATGATGTATTTTATGAACCTGGTCGCCAACATCGCCGAAGTTGCGGAGTTCTTGAAATACATAACACCTTTCGGATATTGTGAGGGCGCTGACATTGTGAGCAACGGGTATTTAGATGGTACTTTAATTGCAATTGGTCTTATATTCGGGACGGTGGGAATTGTTGCTGCCTATTGGAAATACACCCGAAAAGATATTCATTCCGCATAAAGAAACCGCTGCAATTTTCATCCCTTGTCGGATGGAAGTTGCAGCGGTTTTTCTGATTTATGGATTCTGTTGTTTCTGCTTTAGCGCTTCATTGAGCCTTTCTGTTCTGTTTTTGGTTATTGAATAAATGAGCGCCCATATCACGATATAGCCCACAAGAAAAATAGCCGAGAAAACTACGATGGACATTACACCCCAATCCAGCCAATCGTTAAGCAAATAAGTGACGAGATAGCTGATATATAAAACGCTGCCGTGAATCAAAATTGCCACCATCAAGGGCAACCGTTCAATTTGATAAATGGCGTTCATACCTCCTGCAATAAAAGCAAGTGCGGTTATTGAAAAGATTCCAATGCAGACCTGATTTACGGTTAGAGTCTCTACGGCAGCGGTCTGTTGCAAAATCAGATAGAGTATCGCTAAAATGATGGGACCCATGCCGCAAGCTGCAAACCCTCGGCGCAAAAACTCCAAAACAAACTT
This Anaerobutyricum hallii DNA region includes the following protein-coding sequences:
- a CDS encoding DUF3021 domain-containing protein — encoded protein: MNMKKFVLEFLRRGFAACGMGPIILAILYLILQQTAAVETLTVNQVCIGIFSITALAFIAGGMNAIYQIERLPLMVAILIHGSVLYISYLVTYLLNDWLDWGVMSIVVFSAIFLVGYIVIWALIYSITKNRTERLNEALKQKQQNP